A genomic segment from Chiroxiphia lanceolata isolate bChiLan1 chromosome 27, bChiLan1.pri, whole genome shotgun sequence encodes:
- the KCNN1 gene encoding small conductance calcium-activated potassium channel protein 1 isoform X2, with protein sequence MSGCWYNGGVTRPRGPLSASARSLHPLEGETQPLRPCPSPGLEVVVSRPEQPGGPEPGPAAAPGQDGAEERGGEPRRNQNIGYKLGHRRALFEKRKRLSDYALIFGMFGIVVMVTETELSWGVYTKESSYSFALKCLISLSTLILLGLIVMYHAREIQLFMVDNGADDWRIAMTYERIFFIALELIVCAIHPIPGQYLFTWTARLAFTYAASVADADVDIILSIPMFLRLYLIGRVMLLHSKLFTDASSRSIGALNKINFNTRFVMKTLMTICPGTVLLVFSISSWIIAAWTVRVCERYHDKQEVTSNFLGAMWLISITFLSIGYGDMVPHTYCGKGVCLLTGIMGAGCTALVVAVVARKLELTKAEKHVHNFMMDTQLTKRVKNAAANVLRETWLIYKHTKLVKKIDHAKVRKHQRKFLQAIHQLRSVKMEQRKLNDQANTLVDLAKTQNIMYDMVSELQERHEDLEKRLGALESKLEALGLSLLALPGLVSQALGQQQRELLGAWPPRLCSATAPCTPTRAPRAPAGAPPASDSG encoded by the exons ATGAGCGGCTGCTGGTACAATGGGGGGGTGACACGGCCCCGGGGCCCCCTGAGCGCCTCCGCCCGCTCCCTGCACCCGCTCGAGGGGGAGACCCAGCCCCTGCGGCCCTGCCCGTCCCCCGGCCTCGAGGTGGTGGTGTCGCGGCCGGAGCAGCCCGGGGGTCCggagcccggcccggcggcagccccggggcaggATGGGGCCGAGGAGCGGGGAGGGGAACCCCGGAGGAACCAGAACATCGGGTACAAGCTGGGCCACCGGCGAGCCCTCTTCGAGAAGCGGAAGCGCCTCAGCGATTACGCCCTGATCTTCGGGATGTTCGGCATCGTGGTCATGGTCACGGAGACGGAGCTGTCCTGGGGGGTCTACACCAAG GAGTCGTCGTATTCGTTTGCACTGAAATGCCTTATCAGCCTCTCGACCCTCATCCTCCTGGGGCTCATCGTCATGTACCACGCCAGGGAGATCCAG CTGTTCATGGTGGACAACGGCGCCGACGACTGGCGCATCGCCATGACCTACGAGCGCATCTTCTTCATCGCGCTGGAGCTCATCGTGTGCGCCATCCACCCCATCCCCGGGCAGTACCTGTTCACCTGGACCGCCCGCCTGGCCTTCACCTACGCCGCCTCCGTGGCCGACGCCGACGTGGACATCATCCTGTCCATCCCCATGTTCCTGCGGCTCTACCTGATCGGGCGCGTGATGCTCCTGCACAGCAAACTCTTCACCGACGCCTCGTCCCGCAGCATCGGGGCCCTCAACAAGATCAACTTCAACACCCGCTTCGTCATGAAGACCCTCATGACCATCTGCCCCGGCACCGTCCTGCTGGTGTTCAGCATCTCCTCCTGGATCATCGCCGCCTGGACCGTCCGCGTCTGCGAGAG GTACCACGACAAGCAGGAGGTGACCAGCAACTTCCTGGGGGCGATGTGGCTGATCTCCATCACCTTCCTGTCCATCGGCTACGGGGACATGGTGCCGCACACCTACTGCGGGAAGGGCGTGTGCCTGCTCACCGGCATCATG GGCGCCGGCTGCACCGCGCTGGTCGTGGCCGTGGTGGCCAGAAAGCTGGAGCTCACCAAAGCAGAGAAACACGTCCACAACTTCATGATGGACACGCAGCTCACGAAGCGG GtgaaaaatgctgctgccaACGTACTCAGGGAAACGTGGCTCATCTACAAACACACCAAGCTGGTGAAGAAGATCGACCATGCCAAAGTTCGGAAACACCAGCGTAAGTTCCTCCAAGCCATCCATCA GCTGAGGAGTGTGAAGATGGAGCAGCGGAAGCTCAACGACCAGGCCAACACTCTGGTGGACCTGGCCAAG ACCCAGAACATCATGTACGACATGGTCTCGGAGCTGCAGGAGCGCCACGAGGACCTGGAGAAGCGACTGGGAGCCCTGGAGAGCAAACTGGAGGCGCTGGGGCTGAGCCTGCTGGCCCTGCCCGGGCTGGTGAGCCAGGCCCTGggccagcagcagagggagctcCTGGGGGCTTGGCCCCCCCGGCTCTGCTCGGCCACGgccccctgcacccccacccgcgccccccgcgcccctgCCGGTGCCCCCCCCGCCTCTGACAGCGGGTGA
- the KCNN1 gene encoding small conductance calcium-activated potassium channel protein 1 isoform X1, with amino-acid sequence MSGCWYNGGVTRPRGPLSASARSLHPLEGETQPLRPCPSPGLEVVVSRPEQPGGPEPGPAAAPGQDGAEERGGEPRRNQNIGYKLGHRRALFEKRKRLSDYALIFGMFGIVVMVTETELSWGVYTKESSYSFALKCLISLSTLILLGLIVMYHAREIQLFMVDNGADDWRIAMTYERIFFIALELIVCAIHPIPGQYLFTWTARLAFTYAASVADADVDIILSIPMFLRLYLIGRVMLLHSKLFTDASSRSIGALNKINFNTRFVMKTLMTICPGTVLLVFSISSWIIAAWTVRVCERYHDKQEVTSNFLGAMWLISITFLSIGYGDMVPHTYCGKGVCLLTGIMGAGCTALVVAVVARKLELTKAEKHVHNFMMDTQLTKRVKNAAANVLRETWLIYKHTKLVKKIDHAKVRKHQRKFLQAIHQAQKLRSVKMEQRKLNDQANTLVDLAKTQNIMYDMVSELQERHEDLEKRLGALESKLEALGLSLLALPGLVSQALGQQQRELLGAWPPRLCSATAPCTPTRAPRAPAGAPPASDSG; translated from the exons ATGAGCGGCTGCTGGTACAATGGGGGGGTGACACGGCCCCGGGGCCCCCTGAGCGCCTCCGCCCGCTCCCTGCACCCGCTCGAGGGGGAGACCCAGCCCCTGCGGCCCTGCCCGTCCCCCGGCCTCGAGGTGGTGGTGTCGCGGCCGGAGCAGCCCGGGGGTCCggagcccggcccggcggcagccccggggcaggATGGGGCCGAGGAGCGGGGAGGGGAACCCCGGAGGAACCAGAACATCGGGTACAAGCTGGGCCACCGGCGAGCCCTCTTCGAGAAGCGGAAGCGCCTCAGCGATTACGCCCTGATCTTCGGGATGTTCGGCATCGTGGTCATGGTCACGGAGACGGAGCTGTCCTGGGGGGTCTACACCAAG GAGTCGTCGTATTCGTTTGCACTGAAATGCCTTATCAGCCTCTCGACCCTCATCCTCCTGGGGCTCATCGTCATGTACCACGCCAGGGAGATCCAG CTGTTCATGGTGGACAACGGCGCCGACGACTGGCGCATCGCCATGACCTACGAGCGCATCTTCTTCATCGCGCTGGAGCTCATCGTGTGCGCCATCCACCCCATCCCCGGGCAGTACCTGTTCACCTGGACCGCCCGCCTGGCCTTCACCTACGCCGCCTCCGTGGCCGACGCCGACGTGGACATCATCCTGTCCATCCCCATGTTCCTGCGGCTCTACCTGATCGGGCGCGTGATGCTCCTGCACAGCAAACTCTTCACCGACGCCTCGTCCCGCAGCATCGGGGCCCTCAACAAGATCAACTTCAACACCCGCTTCGTCATGAAGACCCTCATGACCATCTGCCCCGGCACCGTCCTGCTGGTGTTCAGCATCTCCTCCTGGATCATCGCCGCCTGGACCGTCCGCGTCTGCGAGAG GTACCACGACAAGCAGGAGGTGACCAGCAACTTCCTGGGGGCGATGTGGCTGATCTCCATCACCTTCCTGTCCATCGGCTACGGGGACATGGTGCCGCACACCTACTGCGGGAAGGGCGTGTGCCTGCTCACCGGCATCATG GGCGCCGGCTGCACCGCGCTGGTCGTGGCCGTGGTGGCCAGAAAGCTGGAGCTCACCAAAGCAGAGAAACACGTCCACAACTTCATGATGGACACGCAGCTCACGAAGCGG GtgaaaaatgctgctgccaACGTACTCAGGGAAACGTGGCTCATCTACAAACACACCAAGCTGGTGAAGAAGATCGACCATGCCAAAGTTCGGAAACACCAGCGTAAGTTCCTCCAAGCCATCCATCA agctcagaa GCTGAGGAGTGTGAAGATGGAGCAGCGGAAGCTCAACGACCAGGCCAACACTCTGGTGGACCTGGCCAAG ACCCAGAACATCATGTACGACATGGTCTCGGAGCTGCAGGAGCGCCACGAGGACCTGGAGAAGCGACTGGGAGCCCTGGAGAGCAAACTGGAGGCGCTGGGGCTGAGCCTGCTGGCCCTGCCCGGGCTGGTGAGCCAGGCCCTGggccagcagcagagggagctcCTGGGGGCTTGGCCCCCCCGGCTCTGCTCGGCCACGgccccctgcacccccacccgcgccccccgcgcccctgCCGGTGCCCCCCCCGCCTCTGACAGCGGGTGA
- the OCLN gene encoding occludin, producing MFSKKSYDSPPMGYGPPTSYGPPTGYGAPTGDYGYDYGVRSPPPGSYYIEDVPQHFYKWSSPPGVVRILEATVILLCIAIFACVASTLAWEYGYGFGGLYGSGLGGYYGSGYYGSGLNYGYGYGGYYGGVTNPRAANGFMIAMAVLCFLAQLGLFVAGVSKSSSTRSRRFYLVVLVVSAVLALAMLIASIVYVVGVNPQAQMTGSYYYNPLLTMCSQIYSGSTYLNQYLYHYCTVDPQEAVAIVCGFLIVILLCLICFFAHKTRSKIWKYGKPNIYWDRVPVAQEGPNVEEWVKNVTDGASAQDETATLAYSEKPTSPITAPPYSPPCYSPPPNGFYPSGTYSTRGDPPEQEPSPVEGKGREQPPNPKPPMRRGRRRRRNPELDESQYETDYTTAVESGDERDPDQWASLYPPISSDATRQRYKQEFDSDLRRYKELCAHMDAVNDRLGQLGKQLDSVPEDSPQYQDLAEEYNRLKDQKRSPDYQSKKLETKTLRNKLFHIKRMVSDYDKVRG from the exons ATGTTCAGCAAGAAGTCCTACGACAGCCCCCCGATGGGTTACGGCCCCCCCACCAGCTACGGCCCCCCCACGGGCTACGGGGCCCCCACGGGCGATTACGGCTACGACTACGGGGTCCGCTCGCCGCCGCCGGGCTCCTACTACATCGAGGACGTGCCGCAGCACTTCTACAAGTGGTCGTCGCCGCCGGGCGTGGTGAGGATCCTGGAGGCCACGGTCATCCTGCTCTGCATCGCCATCTTCGCCTGCGTGGCCTCCACCCTGGCCTGGGAGTACGGCTACGGCTTCGGGGGGCTCTACGGCAGCGGCCTGGGGGGTTACTACGGCTCCGGCTACTACGGCAGCGGGCTGAACTACGGGTACGGCTACGGGGGGTACTACGGCGGCGTCACCAACCCGCGGGCGGCCAACGGCTTCATGATCGCCATGGCCGTGCTCTGCTTCCTGGCCCAGCTGGGGCTCTTCGTGGCCGGCGTCAGCAAGTCCAGCAGCACCCGCTCGCGCCGCTTCTacctggtggtgctggtggtgagCGCGGTGCTGGCCCTGGCCATGCTCATCGCCTCCATCGTCTACGTCGTGGGCGTCAACCCCCAGGCGCAGATGACGGGCAGCTACTACTACAACCCCCTGCTGACCATGTGCAGCCAGATCTACAGCGGCAGCACCTACCTCAACCAGTACCTGTACCACTACTGCACCGTGGACCCCCAGGAG gctgTGGCCATCGTCTGCGGGTTCCTCATCGTCATCCTCCTCTGCCTCATCTGCTTCTTCGCTCACAAGACGCGGAGCAAGATCTGGAAATACGGAAAACCAAACATCTACTGGGACAGGGTACCGGTGGCCCAGGAGGGTCCCAACGTGGAGGAGTGG gtGAAGAACGTGACGGACGGGGCCAGTGCCCAGGACGAGACGGCCACTTTGGCCTACTCAGAGAAGCCCACGAGCCCCATCACTGCACCCCCCTACAGCCCCCCCTGCTACAGCCCCCCCCCGAACGGCTTCTACCCCTCGGGCACCTACAGCACCCGCGG ggaccccccgGAGCAGGAGCCGAGCCCCGTGGAGGGGAAGGGGCGGGAGCAGCCCCCCAACCCCAAGCCCCCAATGCGCCGCGGGCGCCGGCGCCGCCGGAACCCGGAGCTGGACGAGTCCCAGTACGAGACCGATTACACCACGGCCGTGGAGTCCGGGGACGAGCGGGACCCCGACCAGTGGGCCAG cctgtacCCCCCGATCTCCTCGGACGCGACGCGGCAGAGGTACAAGCAGGAGTTCGACTCGGACCTGAGGCGCTACAAGGAGCTCTGTGCCCACATGGACGCCGTCAACGACCGCCTGGGCCAGCTCGGGAAGCAGCTGGACAGTGTCCCCGAGGACAGCCCCCAGTACCAG